In the bacterium SCSIO 12741 genome, AGTAGCATTTTATTGGCCTGGCTAAACTCCTTTTTTTCAAACCAATATACCGCCAGATTTAGGGTCATGTCCATCCGCATTTCCCGAGATAGCTGCGTGTTTTCAAGGGCAGCGTCCAAAGTTGATATGGATTCATCGACCCGACCGAGGAAATTGTTCACCGCAGCTAAAAGCAAGCTATACCGCGCAAAGAAGAGCCGGTGATGTACCCCGCCATATTCTTGCATGCACTCCTTCATTTCTTCCAGGTATTCCAAAGCTTCTTCAAATCGTTTGTTGCGGTAGAGGGTATGAATGATGATGTAAAGAATGTGCAGCTGGTATTCGTGATCCTTGCGCTCAAAGCCTCGCTTTTCTTTTAGAATCTCGTAGCGACTTAGCAAAAACGGTTCAAAGGAATAGTAGTCCTTTCGGGCCAAAACTGCAGATCGCATTATGGTAAATAGCCGGTATTGAATTCGAGCAGAGGCGGAGGTCAGGTTTCCCAAATTTGAGTTCTCTAGTACTTCGTTTACCAGCTTCTCAAAATCAAAATCCTTTCCGAATAAGCGGAATTCACGAAGCTTGGCTTTGATGATAGCCTGGGCTTCGGTGATGTTTTCCTCTTCTCGTTGCTTGATGAGGTTCTGTTTGCGTCGTTCCAGAATTTGATCCAGATCGGGTGCGTGAGGACTTTCCACTTTTTCGAGCTGAAAGAGATAGATGGTGTTCAGCAGAGAAAAGAGCTCATTTTTTTCAGCCAGGTTTTCGGCCCGCATCAAATAACGCCAACCCAATTCCTCCGATCGCTGGGTAAAGAAAAACTGAGCGAGGGTAAACAAGGATTGTACTTCAGCAGCGGCTGTAGTGTCCGTAAGTGTTTGTCGGGTTAGGATGAAATCTCCCAGGTGGCGAAACAATCGCTTTCGAATGGTGTGGTAGGCATTTCGATTCGGAGTCCCCAGAGTCTGGATCAATTCCCCAGAATCTTTATCGGGATGAAGGAGTAAAAGTTCAAACAACTGCAGGTCCTTCCGGTTGCTTCGAGTCTTCTTTCGTTGGATAAAAGTGCGGAATGCCCGGCAATCTTCTTCCTCAAAAGCTTGAATAATTCCTGAGAGCGCATCCATTTAAAAGTACGTTTTTGACTTACGAATTGCCATTTATTAGGTAATAATGTTGGTTTTATTTAAAATCTAAAAGTACGGAAAATTTGAATGCTCGTTTGCCCACCCTGCCAAGACCCGGTAGGTTTGCCTTGTTCTTTTAAAAACCAAAAACGATGAAAACTACTCGAATCACACAAATGCTTTTAAAAGCTCTGTTTTTTGCCGTTGTTCCAGCCCTTTTCCTTTTAGTAATGTACATGCTCAATGGCGTTTTGCCTTGCCAAAAAGACAATCAATTTTCTGTTCGGGAAAACGTATTAGGTCCCTTAACCCAACCACTTCCCGAATTTGCTAACCGCGACTAAACCTAAGGCCATGACTATCTACGAACTCAAACCACAGTTTCAGCGCTTGCTATCTCCAGCGGTCAATGCGATGTACCGCTGGGGATTTACGCCCAATTTGGTGACCATTCTCGGTTTTGGTGTGTCCATCATGATCGGGGTGGGAGCCATGCAGGCCATTCAAAATCCGATGTGGGCCTTGATTTGGCCAGCCGGACTTTTGCTCAGAATGGCGCTCAATGCCATTGATGGGTTGATGGCTCGAAGATTCAACCGCCAAACCAAATTGGGTGGAGTTTTAAACGAGTCCATGGACATCCTATCCGACATCGTAGTCACCCTTCCGCTGCTTGTGTTGTTCCCGTCCTTATCGGTGCTCATCTGGATATTTATTGTTCAGGCCGTTTTGATGGAAGGAGCAGGAATGCTGGGCTACCTCAGTCAGGTTGGTCGCAGCTACAAAGGCCCTTTAGGTAAAAGCGATCGGGCCTTTATGTTAGGAGTTCTCGGAATACTCGTGGCTCTTGGAGTTCCAGTTGGAACCTACGCTTTTGAAGTTCTGGTAGGTCTTAACCTACTCATTCACATTGGATTCTTAAATCGATTAAATCATGTTTGGTAATAGCCTTTTACAATACGCATTGTCCCAACCCATCTGGGGAGTTATGGGCGGAGTTTTTGCCCTGTTAACTACCTGTTCTTTGAGCTTCAACCTGCTTAAAGAAAAAATGAACCGATCTCTGCAGCACGAGTTGGTGCGAAGAACCCGCTCGTGGTGGGTGATGGCTGCGGTGTTTTCCATTGCACTTTGGATTCACCCAGCCCTCACTTTCACTTCCGTGGCCTTTCTTTCTTTTGTGAGTTTACGGGAATACATTTCTCACTCCGGAATGAAAATAGCCGACCGTGGATTGATGGCCGTCTGTTACCTACTCATTCCAGTGCACTACGGGTTGATCTATTTTGGATTTGAAATGGCTGGCTATCTCTTTTTGCCCCTGGCTGGTTTCCTTTTGTTTCCTGTGGGTTTGGTTCTTCAACCTGGAGCCAAATCCTCTCTGGAAAATGTACAAAAGCTTTATTGGGGCCTTATTCTTTGCGTGTACACCGTGAGTCATTTGGTTATGCTACTTGAGTTACCGGCAATAGGTAATGCTACTGGAAAATCGATGTTGCTGTACGTTATTCTGATTACTGAGGCCAATGATGTTCTCCAATATACTTGGGGGAAAATCTTCGGTAAGCGTCGCATTTTACCCCGAATCAGCCCTGGAAAATCTTGGGAAGGAATGCTCGGTGGCCTGGGGTCTACCATTTTGGTAGGGGCATTCCTTCATTTTTTAATTCCTGTTTCCGGGATTTGGGTTTGGGCCATTCCAGCTATGCTGGCTCTATTTGGATTCTTTGGAGATGCCACCATATCGGTATGGAAACGTACTGCGGGAATTAAAGACAGCGGTGATCTTATCCCGGGTCACGGTGGAATGCTCGACCGAATCGATTCGTTGATTTTTACCGCACCGCTGTTCTACTTTCTTATGTTCACATTAAGCTAAAAGGAGATTTTAAAATGATTCGCTCTTTCTTATTTCAAAAAGTAATGCGCTCCTTTCTCAAATGGGGAATGGGGATGCAGGTAGAAAATGCTGAGGTATTGGAAGGCTTTTCTCAGGCCATCCTGGTTGCCAACCACAACAGCCACCTCGATACCATGGGATTGCTTACCCTGTTAAATGATCAATGGCTTAGCAATCTGCGACCGGTTGCAGCACGAGATTACTTTGCGGCTAACAAGATTAAAAAATGGTATTACGAAACCTTGTTTAACCTCTTGTTGGTGACCCGTAAAAGGGAAAATCGACTTCCGGGTGAAAATCCGATCAAGAGCATGGTCGAAGTCTTAGACCAAGGACAATCCTTGTTGATTTTTCCGGAAGGAACGAGGGGCAAGCCCAATGTAATGGAAAGCTTCAAACATGGGGTGTCCAAAGTCATTCAAGCCCGGCCCGATGTTCCTGTCATTCCTGTTTTTATTGATAATTCAGGTATGGTATTGCCTGGTGGAAGTACCCTGCCGTTGCCTTTTCAATTTCGCATCCGTTTCGGATCGCCAAGATTCCTTAAGCCGGAGTCCACAGATCAACTTACGGAGAAATTGTACCAAGCTATTATCGAACTAAAACCGGAACCTGTAACCTGGGAAAACCCATTTCAACATTTATCTGAAAAACCGATCCTATGATTCGAAAGATTGTATTTAAATACCTAACCTGGCCCATCCTTAAAGGGTTGCTGGGTATGCAGATCCATTATCCTAAATCCATTTTAAAACAAGGACAAGCTGTATTCATTGCCAACCACAACAGCCATCTGGATACAGCTGGGCTTCTATCCGGATTGCCTTTTCATATCGCACGAAAGATTCGCCCGGTAATTGGCCGCGATTATTTTGATCGGGTGCCGTGGCAAGAGAAGTGGTCCCGATGGTTGCTCAAAGCGATCAATATTCCAAGAAAGAAAACGGATCGCAAAACCGGAGAGAATCCGATAACGATGATGACCGATGCACTTGATCAAGGCGATTCCCTGTTGCTTTTTCCGGAAGGAACCCACGGCAAACCAGAAAAAATGGAACCCTTTAAACCCGGAATCGGAAGACTCTTAACTTTACGTCCCGACATACCATTCATACCGATATTCATCGAAAATGCCAGCATGGTATTGCCGGATGGGTCCAAATTGCCGGTCCCGCATCAATTTAGCATACGCCTGGGTGAAGCCCAATTGGTTCAAAGTACAGAAGTGCCCGAAGTTGTAGAAGAAGTTCAAAATGCCGTAATGGCCTTAAAAAAAGCATCATGAAAAAATGGGAGGTTAAAAGAGCGGATACTCCTGATGAATTCAGGCAGATTTTTCGCCTAAACTACGAGACCTTTGTTGAGGAAATTCCACAACACGAGGTCAATCATGATCAACTGCTGGTGGACTTTCAACACCAAAGGAATACTTACTTCATTGCCATGGAGGAAGGGGTGCTTATTGGAATGATAGCCATCAACGATCAACGGCCGTATTCTTTGGACCACAAGCTGGAGAATTTGGGCGATTGGGTTCAGGATCTGGACAAAAGTTGTGAGGTTCGCTTATTGGCGGTTCATCAACAATACCGAAGCCGGGGAGTGATGCTGGCCTTGTTGAAGGCTTTGTACGAATACGCCCAGGAAAAGGATTATCAAATCGGATTGATTTCTGGAATATTGAAAAATTTACCCTTGTACGAAAAAATGGGCTTTCAGGCCTTTGGCCCAATATGCGGATCCGGCCAGGCTCAGTTTCAACCTATGATGGTTACCCAAAAACAAATGCAAACCTTTTTTGAAAACGCGAATTATGAAAGCTTCTAAAATGCTCAATTTACTGCCCGGACCGGTAAATGTATCAGGACGCGTTCAACGCGCTTTGGGCGGGCAATTATACTCTCACCGACAGGTAGAGTTTAGCCGGGATTTTATTTCGCTTAAGCGGGATTTATCCAAATTGGCAGGAACCCGATATTGCCAAATCACGACAGGTTCTGGCACCTTGGCCAATGACATCATTGCTCAGCAGTTGACCTTGCTTCCAGGAATGGGCATGATCTTAATTAATGGCGAATTTGGAAACCGTTTGTATGAAATGGCTTGGTCTGCTGGATTGCACGTGGTTGCGGTAAATAGCAACTGGGGCGAATCCTTTGATATGGACCAATTGGAAGAGGCCTTGGCTCATAACCCTGAGATTTCCTGGGTCTGGTTTTGCCATTGTGAAACGTCTACCGGTATGCTCAATCCTTACGAAAAGATTAGTCGATGGGCCCAGGAGAATGACCTGTTAGTTTGTGTGGATGCCATGAGTACC is a window encoding:
- a CDS encoding 1-acyl-sn-glycerol-3-phosphate acyltransferase — protein: MIRKIVFKYLTWPILKGLLGMQIHYPKSILKQGQAVFIANHNSHLDTAGLLSGLPFHIARKIRPVIGRDYFDRVPWQEKWSRWLLKAINIPRKKTDRKTGENPITMMTDALDQGDSLLLFPEGTHGKPEKMEPFKPGIGRLLTLRPDIPFIPIFIENASMVLPDGSKLPVPHQFSIRLGEAQLVQSTEVPEVVEEVQNAVMALKKAS
- a CDS encoding tetratricopeptide repeat protein, whose translation is MDALSGIIQAFEEEDCRAFRTFIQRKKTRSNRKDLQLFELLLLHPDKDSGELIQTLGTPNRNAYHTIRKRLFRHLGDFILTRQTLTDTTAAAEVQSLFTLAQFFFTQRSEELGWRYLMRAENLAEKNELFSLLNTIYLFQLEKVESPHAPDLDQILERRKQNLIKQREEENITEAQAIIKAKLREFRLFGKDFDFEKLVNEVLENSNLGNLTSASARIQYRLFTIMRSAVLARKDYYSFEPFLLSRYEILKEKRGFERKDHEYQLHILYIIIHTLYRNKRFEEALEYLEEMKECMQEYGGVHHRLFFARYSLLLAAVNNFLGRVDESISTLDAALENTQLSREMRMDMTLNLAVYWFEKKEFSQANKMLLNIYHTNGWIDKNMGKEWLLKKELIEMFVHYELEHYEIALNRIRSMERYFGEFFKLGLYKRVRVFIQIIKRIIVDPELPRNPVFFKELEASFDWVGTEREDIQAMAFYAWLKSKIIQRDYYETLIGWINGDEEFLFQDD
- a CDS encoding GNAT family N-acetyltransferase, producing the protein MKKWEVKRADTPDEFRQIFRLNYETFVEEIPQHEVNHDQLLVDFQHQRNTYFIAMEEGVLIGMIAINDQRPYSLDHKLENLGDWVQDLDKSCEVRLLAVHQQYRSRGVMLALLKALYEYAQEKDYQIGLISGILKNLPLYEKMGFQAFGPICGSGQAQFQPMMVTQKQMQTFFENANYESF
- a CDS encoding phosphatidate cytidylyltransferase, with protein sequence MFGNSLLQYALSQPIWGVMGGVFALLTTCSLSFNLLKEKMNRSLQHELVRRTRSWWVMAAVFSIALWIHPALTFTSVAFLSFVSLREYISHSGMKIADRGLMAVCYLLIPVHYGLIYFGFEMAGYLFLPLAGFLLFPVGLVLQPGAKSSLENVQKLYWGLILCVYTVSHLVMLLELPAIGNATGKSMLLYVILITEANDVLQYTWGKIFGKRRILPRISPGKSWEGMLGGLGSTILVGAFLHFLIPVSGIWVWAIPAMLALFGFFGDATISVWKRTAGIKDSGDLIPGHGGMLDRIDSLIFTAPLFYFLMFTLS
- a CDS encoding CDP-alcohol phosphatidyltransferase family protein gives rise to the protein MTIYELKPQFQRLLSPAVNAMYRWGFTPNLVTILGFGVSIMIGVGAMQAIQNPMWALIWPAGLLLRMALNAIDGLMARRFNRQTKLGGVLNESMDILSDIVVTLPLLVLFPSLSVLIWIFIVQAVLMEGAGMLGYLSQVGRSYKGPLGKSDRAFMLGVLGILVALGVPVGTYAFEVLVGLNLLIHIGFLNRLNHVW
- a CDS encoding 1-acyl-sn-glycerol-3-phosphate acyltransferase, with protein sequence MRSFLKWGMGMQVENAEVLEGFSQAILVANHNSHLDTMGLLTLLNDQWLSNLRPVAARDYFAANKIKKWYYETLFNLLLVTRKRENRLPGENPIKSMVEVLDQGQSLLIFPEGTRGKPNVMESFKHGVSKVIQARPDVPVIPVFIDNSGMVLPGGSTLPLPFQFRIRFGSPRFLKPESTDQLTEKLYQAIIELKPEPVTWENPFQHLSEKPIL